Proteins encoded by one window of Xanthomonas sp. DAR 80977:
- a CDS encoding RDD family protein yields the protein MSEWYYADAAQQRHGPMPADALQQCFQRGEVGLTTLVWRDGLSEWHPLADFVDELGLTQAAPALVPADAAEAPPAAPAQALPAAWTTPVADAAVHSPYAAPSASTAETSHFVAGGEVVQAGFWKRTAAYLIDGMLVGMVAQVIQFAIMLGFFGFSGLGGGSTPNFNTASGIVMLVLVYLVPLAMSALYFGLFHASTKQATLGKMAVGIKVVRGDGSRISVARGIGRYFGFLLSSLTIFIGFLMAAFTERKQALHDMLCDTLVVDKWAYTDHPEWQQRKLGTVTVVILSLFGVLMVVVLLVMLLLIGVAASGNWH from the coding sequence ATGAGTGAGTGGTACTACGCCGACGCGGCGCAACAGCGTCACGGACCGATGCCGGCCGACGCGCTGCAGCAATGCTTTCAGCGCGGCGAGGTCGGCCTGACCACGCTGGTCTGGCGCGACGGCCTCAGCGAATGGCATCCGCTGGCCGACTTCGTCGACGAACTGGGCCTGACCCAGGCAGCGCCGGCGTTGGTGCCGGCCGACGCCGCCGAGGCGCCGCCCGCCGCGCCCGCGCAGGCATTGCCGGCAGCCTGGACCACGCCCGTGGCCGATGCCGCGGTGCACTCGCCCTACGCCGCGCCCAGTGCCTCGACCGCCGAGACCTCGCACTTCGTCGCCGGCGGCGAGGTGGTGCAGGCCGGCTTCTGGAAGCGCACCGCCGCCTACCTGATCGACGGCATGCTGGTCGGCATGGTCGCCCAGGTGATCCAGTTCGCGATCATGCTGGGCTTCTTCGGCTTCAGCGGCCTCGGCGGCGGCAGCACGCCCAATTTCAATACCGCCAGCGGCATCGTCATGCTGGTGCTGGTGTACCTGGTGCCGCTGGCGATGTCGGCGCTGTACTTCGGCCTGTTCCACGCCTCGACCAAGCAGGCCACGCTGGGCAAGATGGCGGTCGGCATCAAGGTGGTGCGCGGCGACGGCAGCCGGATCAGCGTCGCCCGCGGCATCGGCCGCTACTTCGGCTTCCTGCTGAGCAGCCTGACCATCTTCATCGGCTTCCTGATGGCCGCCTTCACCGAGCGCAAGCAGGCCCTGCACGACATGCTCTGCGACACCCTGGTGGTGGACAAGTGGGCCTATACCGACCACCCGGAGTGGCAGCAGCGCAAGCTGGGCACGGTCACCGTGGTGATCCTGTCGCTGTTCGGGGTGCTGATGGTCGTGGTGCTGCTGGTGATGCTGCTGCTGATCGGCGTGG